One region of Solanum pennellii chromosome 6, SPENNV200 genomic DNA includes:
- the LOC107022183 gene encoding uncharacterized protein LOC107022183: protein MPRYAKFMKDMVTKKRSVSLEDDERMQHCSAISKKSLVHKKEDPGAFTISFTIGLLHFAKSLCDLGASINLMPLSIYKKLGLGDTKPTTLWLLMVDQTVKRDIGILHDVLVKGE, encoded by the coding sequence atgccccgCTATGCAAAgtttatgaaggatatggtgACAAAGAAGAGATCAGTGAGTTTGGAGGATGATGaaagaatgcaacattgtagtgctatttctAAAAAGTCTCTTGTGCATAAGAAGGAAGATCCTGGAGCTTTTACTATTTCATTTACTATAGGGTTGCTACACTTTGCTAAGTCACTATGTGATCTTGGTGCGAGCATAAATCTTATGCCTCTATCCATTTATAAGAAGTTAGGCTTGGGTGACACAAAGCCTACTACGTTGTGGTTACTGATGGTCGATCAAACTGTGAAGAGGGACATTggtatactccatgatgtgcttgtGAAAGGggaataa